GACGGGTCGTGTGGAGAATGTTTCCGTTTCCGGAGGGGCGACTTAGTCGCTGCCTTTCGGAAGGACCGTCACCTGCCCGTTGGCGGTGATCGCGACCCGGATTGAAGCGTAGTCGTCGTCGCTACTCTCGTCGAGGTCGGGCACGCGGACATTCGCGTACAGATGGTCCGATCCGCACCCCGGTGCCATCTCGATTTGAGTGACGACACCTTCGTAGATGCCACCATCGATCGACACCGCTACCTTCAGACCCTCGAGTAGCATGGTGATTGCCACGATGGTCAGGGATGGTCCCTGAATCAGTGTGGCCGTAGATACCTTTAAATTGCTCATGGACTTTTTTCCTCCGCTCCGTTGTATTGTGGGACCATACTTTATTACTACGATGTTTTCAAATAGTCAATGTTAGAAGGTGTCATGAGATGCCTCAGTGAAATATTTTGGTAACATACAGTAATGAAAGATAAAGGCATTGAACCAAAGGAATACTCGCAGTTTTCTGCTCCAGAGCAGGCACCCGAAACAGCCACTAATATGGAGGTAGCGTTATTTTATATGGAACACATCACGCGTCCTTGTGAAGTTGAGGTGGCGCCGGGGCAAGTGGAAAATATTAGAGAATTTTATATTAGATTAGCGAAAGGATATATTCCTAAAATGACCAATGCCTTCGCAAAAAAATGTTAGAGGAAAAAATTAAAGAGTACGAATAATATTGTGAAAACTGCCGCAATAAACACTCATTTGAAATAGTATTCTCAGAGAGACGCCTCGGCAGGGAAGCCGGGGCGTCAGGTCTCTCTCCTCATTGTTGCCGCCCTCTCAGGCGGCTTGTTTGCGAAGAACCACACAGGTGGTCCACAGAAGAAACTTCCTGCAGGCTTCCCATTGCTGTCCTCGCCGGAGTTCGTCTTCGGCGACGGGTTCGCCGGTCGCAGCGTAAAAAACAGCGCCGCAATGGCTGCATCGAGATACCCCGCTAATCTCGATGAGGTGCCCGATGGCGTCGCATTTGGTACACGTGCCGCTGCCTCCACCGTTCCGGTAACCTAAACCATTCATAGGGACACTCCTTGGCTGCTTTGCTTGGTCGTAGTTCCGTACTTTTTAGTGTAATCTTAATTGAACAAAGTACAATATGGGCAAAAAATATCCACCCACTCCACCCGTCACTATTCCCGAAAAGCACGGTCTTTTTATGATTTACGAGGGACGAGGTAAAGGGAAGACTACGGCCGCTATTGGTATGGCCGTTCGGGCGCTCGGCACCGGCATGAATGTTTTCATCATTCATTTTATTAAGGGCGAATGGCCAAACGGTGAGCGAGACTTTTTTGCCGCCTATGGCGAGCTACTACCGCTGTACAAAGGAAGCAAGAAACTTGGTCACGTTCATGTCGAGTCCTCCGGCAAGGGTTTTGTTAAAATTTTAGGAGATAAGAAGCCGATGCGTGTGCATAAAGACGCCGCCAAGCGTGGCCTAGCACGCGCTAAGCGTGCCCTGAAGAGTGGTGACTACCAGCTCATCGTTATGGATGAAGCAATAAGTGCCATAGAAGAAAAGTTAATCACCGTGCAAGACCTTCTCGCAGTTTTGAAGGTTAAGCCGCCACTTACGCACCTTGTTATGACTGGGCATTTTGCGCCAAAGGCATTAGTTGCAAAAGCGGACTTGGTGAGCCGAGTCGATATGGTGAAGCATCCGTACTATAAAGGCATTTTGGCACAGAAAGGTATAGATTTTTAAGGTGCGGCCTCTGAACTTTTTTTTCGAACCAGCCATGCTACACTTACGCGTATGAAGGTAAATTCTCGACAATTCTTCTTCTTTGCTATGCTTTTCGGTGCGGCCAGTTTGGTATTCGCGCTTTTTTTCCCGTATCTACAACCACTGGCGATTGCGGCAGCGTTGGCAGTTGTTTTTCGGCCAGTCCATCGTAAGTTACAGAGTTATGTTGGTGCGCCAAATGGTGCCGCCGCTTTTTTGACCGTGGTTATTTCTGTGGGGCTTGTCCTTGTGCCACTCCTCATTTTGGGGAGTCTTGTTTTTTTGGAAGCCAGAGGTCTCGTGACCTATTTGCGACTTGGTGGTTACGGTGGTGTAGAGGATGACATTGTAGATATCCTGTCACGGTACATGCCAGGGCTTCGTAGTAATTTGGCCAGCTACGTCCAAGACATTGGGCTTAGTGTGGCTGGTAATGTGCGGGGTGTTTTGTCTGGTACTGTGTCGGCACTTTTTAACTTCGCGCTTAGTGCCATTGCCTTTTTTTATATATTGAAAGATGGTGACCGATTTGCGGCGGCATTTGCAAAAGTGAGCCCATTTAAAGAAGAACGAGATTATCAAATACTCGACAGGCTTGAAACAGCGGTGAATGCTGTCGTTACCGGCACTGTGGTTGTTGCCGTTGCGCAAGGCGTATTGGCCGGAATTGGTTTTGCGATTTTTGGTATCCCAAGTCCGGCACTGTGGGGTGGGGTAGCCATTTTTGCGGCACTTATTCCGGGCATTGGTACCTCACTCGTCGTTGTTCCCGCTGTGCTTTACCTGTTGTATGCTGGTTCACCAATCATGGCGCTTGCCTTACTTGCCTGGGGGGCGGTTCTCGTTGGGTTAATTGATAATATTCTTCGGCCTTGGCTGATTGGTCGCAGTTTTAATATCCATCCATTTTTGGTGCTGTTATCAGTCTTCGGTGGGCTACAACTTTTCGGACCGTTAGGCATTATTCTTGGGCCAATTTCGCTCGCCTTACTCATAGTGTTGCTCGATCTTTCGGACCACTATCTTGACGGAGAGTAAGGTGAGTAAATATTTCGGTTTGGCCCCAATTTTGCACTAGACACCTTTCTACAATTTGTTATACTCGTTTGACCGATAACATTTCGGTCGTTCTTTTCTAAAAAGTAACGTTCGTAGGGAAGAGGGAGCAATCCCCACAGACCCGCTACGGTAGCCAGTCCGGCCACACTACGAATTTTACTCAAGTGAGTTCTTAACTCTCCGAGGATCGAGAGCGTGGAAAAAAAGGTCGCACTTCGTGCGTACCCGTTTCCGCGTCTTCACGCGGTTTTTTCATTACTGCGGCTCTTCGAGTTGTGAATTCACACCTGGATATGGTGACTTTTGTGCGCCTTGCGCCTTGATAGGCGCAGCTGCGCCTAGGTCACCGAAATTTGGCAGCGGGTGAATCATTAAATCCCGCACACCACTATCCAGAAAGAGGCCCCTTCTAGCACACCCACCCACCCACCTTTCCTTTCTTTTCTTTCTTTTCTTTTAGTGCGTATGGGGTCTTCTTTCTTTTCTAACGTTTTTCAATACGTTTAAGCGAGTCTTGTCGTTTACGAAATTGACAGCCCAAAGCATTTTGCTACTATCCAATTACAATTCAAAAAGCGTTGATGGAGTTGACACTCCGGAGCTGCAGGAAGAACCTCTTGAAAGAGATAAGTAGAACCTTGCCGGGAATTCCCGTTATAGAATAGAGGTGTCCTAATTAGAGGGCACTGATAAGCTTAGACAGGCGACTGTCTAAGAAAACAGAGTGGCACCACGAGTAACCTCGTCTCTGTCTATCCAGAATTTTTATGGATAGAGACTAGGTTTTTTTGTTGTCTTCATTTATGCGTATGTTTGCCAAACGAATAGAACAACTTCATTCTTCACCAACATTAGCGCTGGAAGAGAACGTGAGACTTTTAGAGTCCCATGGAATTAGTGTCGTGAATTTAGGCATTGGTGAACCAGATTTTGGTACTCCCTGGAGTATTCGCTTTGCAGCAATTGCTGCCATAGTGAAGGGGTTTACGCACTACACCGCCACTAGTGGCATCGTTGAATTGAGGACGGCAGTGTGCAAAAAACTTTTTGATGAAAATAAAGTTTTCTATCACCCAAGTGAAATAGTTATTGGGGTGGGAACGAAACAGTTGCTCTATCACGCGTTTCAAGTACTTTGTGACAGTGGAGACGAGGTTATTGTGCCCGTGCCCACATGGAGTACGTATGCGGAACAAGTACGACTGAGCGGCGCAACACCCGTCTTTGTTACCCTAGAACCACCCTTTCGTTTAACCGCGGCCGCTCTAGAAAAAAGTATTACTTCAAAAACAAAAGCAATTGTATTAAATAGTCCAGCTAACCCAACCGGGGCGATTATAGAAGAAGAAGAATTGATAAAAATAGCTGAGATTGCCGTAGAAAAAAATATAATCGTTATTTCTGACGAAATCTACGAGAAAATTATATTCGGGCGTAGACATGTATCAATCGCATCTCTCAATGAAGAGATAAAAGCACGTACTGTAACGATAAATGGTTTTTCAAAAAGTTATGCCATGACCGGTTGGCGGGTTGGTTTTGCTGCTGGGCCAAAACATATTATCGATGCCATGGTTGCCCTGCAAAGCCAAACAACCTCAAGTACGTCGTCTATTTCTCAGAAAGCCGCCTGTGCGGCGCTGACTCATCCGCAAAAATCAGTTGAGGCGATGCGGACGGTCTACCGTAGCCGTCGTGATTTTTTGGCAGCAGCACTGGCCAAGACTCCACAGCTATCGTTCACGCTTCCTGATGGTGCCTTCTACTTTTTTGTCGATATCAGCCCGCTGCTTGGAAAACAGTTTCAGAGCGCAGTGGCCTGGTGCCAAGCGTTACTTGACGAAGAACGAGTTGCTGTCGTTCCAGCCGAAACTTTCCTTTATAAAAATTATATTCGTTTAAGCTTTGCTGTACCCATCGAGGAATTACAGGAAGGGATAAAACGTATTGAACGGTTTGTAAAAAAGTATGAATAGAAAGATTCCAGCCACCATGGTTTCACAACACCCAGATCAAGCTGGTACGCCTTATTGGCATACCGAAGCGTTTATTAGTACGCAACAGGAAACACATGAGTGCTTCCTTTCTTTTTCCGAGCTCGGTGTCTCAGAGTACAAATGGGATTGGGAAGGCAAATTTGTCGATGAATCGGTCATTGAACGTTTGTTGGCGGAACATCTCGAATACTTTAAAAATTTTCCCCTGGGTAAAGATAAGTTTTTAACATTTCGTCTTCCAAACCCAAAGGTGGAAACAGAATTTCGTTTGGGTAGGGCATTCATGGGCATTTTGGGCGCGGCTGGTCTAGCAAAAGAAGTTGGTCTTCACGCTCCGCCCT
This genomic window from Patescibacteria group bacterium contains:
- a CDS encoding cob(I)yrinic acid a,c-diamide adenosyltransferase codes for the protein MGKKYPPTPPVTIPEKHGLFMIYEGRGKGKTTAAIGMAVRALGTGMNVFIIHFIKGEWPNGERDFFAAYGELLPLYKGSKKLGHVHVESSGKGFVKILGDKKPMRVHKDAAKRGLARAKRALKSGDYQLIVMDEAISAIEEKLITVQDLLAVLKVKPPLTHLVMTGHFAPKALVAKADLVSRVDMVKHPYYKGILAQKGIDF
- a CDS encoding AI-2E family transporter; translated protein: MKVNSRQFFFFAMLFGAASLVFALFFPYLQPLAIAAALAVVFRPVHRKLQSYVGAPNGAAAFLTVVISVGLVLVPLLILGSLVFLEARGLVTYLRLGGYGGVEDDIVDILSRYMPGLRSNLASYVQDIGLSVAGNVRGVLSGTVSALFNFALSAIAFFYILKDGDRFAAAFAKVSPFKEERDYQILDRLETAVNAVVTGTVVVAVAQGVLAGIGFAIFGIPSPALWGGVAIFAALIPGIGTSLVVVPAVLYLLYAGSPIMALALLAWGAVLVGLIDNILRPWLIGRSFNIHPFLVLLSVFGGLQLFGPLGIILGPISLALLIVLLDLSDHYLDGE
- a CDS encoding pyridoxal phosphate-dependent aminotransferase — translated: MFAKRIEQLHSSPTLALEENVRLLESHGISVVNLGIGEPDFGTPWSIRFAAIAAIVKGFTHYTATSGIVELRTAVCKKLFDENKVFYHPSEIVIGVGTKQLLYHAFQVLCDSGDEVIVPVPTWSTYAEQVRLSGATPVFVTLEPPFRLTAAALEKSITSKTKAIVLNSPANPTGAIIEEEELIKIAEIAVEKNIIVISDEIYEKIIFGRRHVSIASLNEEIKARTVTINGFSKSYAMTGWRVGFAAGPKHIIDAMVALQSQTTSSTSSISQKAACAALTHPQKSVEAMRTVYRSRRDFLAAALAKTPQLSFTLPDGAFYFFVDISPLLGKQFQSAVAWCQALLDEERVAVVPAETFLYKNYIRLSFAVPIEELQEGIKRIERFVKKYE